One window of the Deltaproteobacteria bacterium genome contains the following:
- a CDS encoding alpha/beta fold hydrolase, whose product MAGDGAGVRHRGRRSGAVLGALSLHRRRRRPTRDAVRHVRRGAHPRGVDAHRRGGGHDLAYLPVRLRVFRRRRVDRVERLRAGRGVRHGARSAEVGAMTAPVARPPVWAVAAAAMLASGCPRFHSGPLPGEPADATFAEVDGVRVRYVDVGQGPAVVLIHGFGSSLDIWDGVIDALRADHRVLALDLKGFGWSSRPPGDYSPAAQARLVLALANARGIDRFSVVGHSWGASVALALALAAPDRVDRVALYSAWVYEEQLPSLFLWARAPVLGEALFSLVYRERIADRVAYAYYDPESVPQARVDAVEELFRRPGTTAAALAAVRGQRYARLQRHYKDVRQPVLLIWGREDRVARLPFGERLAGDLPNARLVVVPRCGHIPMREAAAATTRALVAFLAGGES is encoded by the coding sequence ATGGCAGGTGACGGCGCAGGTGTCCGGCACCGCGGCCGGCGTTCCGGCGCTGTACTCGGAGCGCTATCGCTACACCGCCGACGCCGCCGGCCAACTCGCGACGCCGTTCGGCACGTTCGACGTGGTGCGCATCCGCGCGGAGTTGACGCGCACCGCCGGGGCGGCGGTCACGACCTCGCGTACCTACCTGTTCGTCTCCGAGTGTTTCGGCGTCGTCGCGTCGATCGTGTCGAACGACTACGAGCCGGACGTGGAGTTCGACACGGCGCGCGAAGTGCGGAGGTTGGCGCCATGACCGCCCCGGTCGCACGCCCGCCGGTGTGGGCCGTCGCCGCGGCCGCGATGCTCGCGTCCGGCTGCCCCCGCTTTCACAGCGGACCGCTGCCGGGCGAGCCGGCGGACGCGACGTTCGCGGAGGTCGACGGCGTGCGCGTGCGCTACGTCGACGTCGGGCAGGGACCCGCGGTCGTGTTGATCCACGGCTTCGGCTCGTCGCTCGACATCTGGGACGGCGTGATCGACGCGCTGCGCGCCGACCACCGCGTGCTGGCGCTCGACCTCAAGGGGTTCGGCTGGTCGTCGCGGCCGCCGGGCGACTACTCGCCGGCCGCGCAGGCGCGGCTCGTCTTGGCGCTGGCGAACGCGCGCGGAATCGATCGCTTCAGCGTCGTCGGCCACAGCTGGGGGGCGTCGGTCGCGCTGGCGCTCGCCCTCGCGGCGCCGGACCGCGTCGACCGCGTCGCGCTGTACAGCGCGTGGGTCTACGAGGAGCAGTTGCCTTCGCTGTTTTTGTGGGCGCGCGCGCCGGTGCTCGGCGAGGCGCTGTTTTCGCTGGTCTACCGCGAGCGGATCGCCGACCGCGTCGCGTATGCGTACTACGACCCGGAGTCGGTGCCGCAGGCGCGGGTCGATGCGGTCGAGGAGCTGTTTCGTCGCCCGGGTACGACGGCGGCGGCGCTCGCGGCCGTCCGCGGCCAGCGCTACGCGCGGCTCCAGCGCCACTACAAGGATGTGCGCCAGCCGGTACTGCTGATCTGGGGCCGCGAGGACCGCGTCGCGCGACTGCCGTTCGGCGAGCGCCTCGCCGGCGACCTGCCGAACGCGCGCCTGGTGGTCGTTCCGCGCTGCGGTCACATCCCGATGCGCGAGGCGGCCGCCGCCACGACGCGCGCGCTCGTCGCGTTCTTGGCCGGAGGGGAGTCGTGA
- a CDS encoding TIGR04551 family protein — MGARAGARRGAVFAGLPRADRRPRRVCVLRPGVGAAGAGRCGRGAVSSPGYDGGGARGRPRPALRAAPAPLQGCAPAGTADLGPRGPRRATAVRRAPRRRPAERAPGGRSALRSHPDARGGRRHDARARRVLGRRGVVTARAGRAAAVRGHALLALAAAIAAPAAARADRAGFGALGERHAAAAAGAGGGLSLDVAGALRVRGEALVNLDLDRGVTPSGAPLFPVPLADPSGQTLTTADMRLRTDWAFAAPGTGVRVVVRVDVLDNLALGSTPEGRPATGRAPTPAASPGQQPPADALRVKRAYGEAVTPLGVLAAGRMGSHWGLGMLANGGDCADCDGGDAADRIAFAAPVAGHVWAAAYDWTSTGPTARRRDAVRALDVEPTDRVNTVTFAVLRYHSDVAIARRRRAGRLTVDYGAYVSHRWQDNDVPADYLPVAQPVPIDAEQVMARGYRATAVDGWARLALPGGRVEVEAAALRARVDQASLVPGVSYPAPVDSSQFGAAVETDLWPAPGWTLGFDFGFASGDPAPGFGAFPRPLAPPATAGDIDGPQANPPFDNRVDNFRFHPDYRIDRILFREIVGTVTDAVYLKPRVAVDLVDLGRARMTLSLAAVASFAVEPSSTPSGARGLGVEIDPTIAYTSDGFAAVIEHAVLVPLAGLDNPGEGLDARTAQLWRARLEYSF; from the coding sequence GTGGGCGCGCGCGCCGGTGCTCGGCGAGGCGCTGTTTTCGCTGGTCTACCGCGAGCGGATCGCCGACCGCGTCGCGTATGCGTACTACGACCCGGAGTCGGTGCCGCAGGCGCGGGTCGATGCGGTCGAGGAGCTGTTTCGTCGCCCGGGTACGACGGCGGCGGCGCTCGCGGCCGTCCGCGGCCAGCGCTACGCGCGGCTCCAGCGCCACTACAAGGATGTGCGCCAGCCGGTACTGCTGATCTGGGGCCGCGAGGACCGCGTCGCGCGACTGCCGTTCGGCGAGCGCCTCGCCGGCGACCTGCCGAACGCGCGCCTGGTGGTCGTTCCGCGCTGCGGTCACATCCCGATGCGCGAGGCGGCCGCCGCCACGACGCGCGCGCTCGTCGCGTTCTTGGCCGGAGGGGAGTCGTGACGGCGCGCGCGGGACGCGCGGCGGCGGTGCGCGGCCACGCGCTGCTCGCGCTCGCGGCCGCGATCGCCGCGCCGGCCGCGGCGCGCGCCGACCGCGCGGGTTTCGGCGCGCTCGGCGAGCGCCACGCTGCTGCTGCGGCCGGCGCCGGCGGCGGGCTGTCGCTGGACGTCGCCGGCGCCCTGCGCGTTCGCGGCGAGGCGCTCGTGAACCTCGACCTGGATCGCGGCGTGACGCCGTCGGGCGCGCCGCTGTTTCCAGTGCCGCTCGCCGATCCATCCGGGCAGACGCTCACGACCGCCGACATGCGCCTGCGCACGGACTGGGCGTTCGCGGCGCCGGGCACGGGCGTGCGCGTCGTCGTGCGCGTCGACGTGCTCGACAACCTCGCGCTCGGCAGCACGCCCGAGGGGCGCCCCGCGACCGGCCGCGCGCCGACCCCGGCCGCGTCGCCCGGCCAGCAGCCGCCGGCCGACGCCCTGCGCGTCAAGCGCGCCTATGGCGAGGCGGTCACGCCGCTCGGTGTGCTCGCGGCCGGTCGCATGGGCAGCCACTGGGGCCTCGGCATGCTCGCCAACGGCGGCGACTGCGCCGACTGCGACGGCGGCGACGCGGCCGACCGCATCGCGTTCGCCGCGCCGGTGGCCGGGCACGTGTGGGCCGCGGCCTACGACTGGACGTCCACCGGCCCCACCGCGCGCCGCCGCGACGCCGTCCGCGCCCTGGACGTCGAGCCGACCGACCGGGTCAACACGGTCACCTTCGCGGTGTTGCGCTACCACAGCGACGTGGCGATCGCGCGCCGGCGCCGCGCGGGCCGGCTCACCGTCGACTACGGCGCGTACGTGTCGCACCGCTGGCAGGACAACGACGTGCCGGCCGACTACCTGCCGGTCGCGCAGCCGGTGCCGATCGACGCCGAGCAGGTGATGGCGCGCGGCTATCGCGCCACCGCGGTCGACGGCTGGGCGCGACTCGCGCTGCCCGGCGGCCGCGTCGAGGTCGAGGCGGCCGCGCTGCGCGCGCGCGTCGACCAGGCGTCGCTAGTCCCTGGCGTGTCGTATCCGGCGCCGGTCGACTCGTCGCAGTTCGGCGCGGCGGTCGAGACGGACCTGTGGCCGGCGCCGGGGTGGACGCTCGGCTTCGACTTCGGGTTCGCCAGCGGCGACCCGGCGCCCGGTTTCGGCGCGTTCCCCCGGCCGCTGGCGCCGCCCGCGACCGCCGGCGACATCGACGGCCCGCAGGCCAACCCGCCGTTCGACAACCGGGTCGACAACTTCCGGTTTCACCCCGATTACCGGATCGACCGCATCCTGTTTCGCGAGATCGTCGGCACGGTCACGGATGCGGTCTACCTCAAGCCCCGCGTCGCCGTGGATCTGGTCGACCTGGGGCGGGCGCGCATGACGCTGTCGCTGGCCGCGGTCGCGTCGTTCGCCGTCGAGCCGTCGTCGACGCCGTCGGGCGCTCGCGGGCTCGGCGTCGAGATCGACCCGACGATTGCGTATACATCCGATGGGTTCGCCGCGGTGATCGAACACGCGGTGTTGGTGCCGCTCGCCGGGCTCGACAACCCGGGCGAGGGGCTGGACGCGCGCACGGCGCAGCTTTGGCGCGCGCGCCTGGAGTACTCCTTCTGA